In Leptodesmis sichuanensis A121, the following are encoded in one genomic region:
- the folD gene encoding bifunctional methylenetetrahydrofolate dehydrogenase/methenyltetrahydrofolate cyclohydrolase FolD, with the protein MSSQTAQLLDGKALAQRIQEELAQQIQTLQAQNQRLPGLAVLMVGDNPASAAYVRNKERACQKVGIASFGRQFPTETTQAEVEQAIQALNQDDRVDGILVQLPLPDHLDSVALLNQIDPSKDVDGLHPVNMGRLVRGEPGLRSCTPAGVMRLLQEYQIDPKGKHAVVIGRSILVGKPQALLLLEADATVTIAHSKTQNLAAIASSADILIAAIGRPGLITADMVKPGATVIDVGINRITDYEGKSYLVGDVEFEAVRQVAEFITPVPGGIGPMTVAMLLSNTVQSYHQRRS; encoded by the coding sequence ATGTCTTCTCAAACTGCCCAACTCCTTGATGGCAAAGCCCTGGCCCAAAGGATCCAGGAAGAATTGGCCCAGCAGATTCAAACTCTCCAGGCGCAAAATCAGAGGCTTCCCGGTTTAGCCGTGCTGATGGTGGGAGATAATCCGGCCAGTGCCGCCTATGTTCGCAATAAAGAGCGGGCCTGTCAGAAGGTGGGGATTGCCTCCTTTGGGCGACAGTTTCCCACTGAAACGACGCAGGCTGAGGTGGAACAAGCGATTCAGGCTCTCAACCAGGACGATCGCGTGGATGGCATTCTCGTGCAACTGCCGCTCCCGGATCATTTGGATTCTGTAGCGTTGCTGAATCAGATTGATCCCAGTAAAGATGTGGACGGCTTACATCCGGTGAACATGGGTCGCCTGGTGCGAGGAGAACCGGGTCTGCGCAGTTGCACACCCGCTGGAGTGATGCGGCTGTTGCAGGAGTATCAAATCGATCCCAAAGGGAAGCATGCGGTGGTAATTGGCCGCAGTATTTTGGTGGGCAAACCCCAGGCATTATTACTGCTGGAAGCGGATGCAACCGTGACGATCGCTCATTCCAAAACTCAGAATCTGGCTGCGATCGCCAGTAGCGCCGATATTCTGATTGCTGCCATTGGACGGCCCGGCTTGATCACGGCGGATATGGTGAAACCAGGGGCTACAGTGATTGACGTTGGCATCAACCGCATTACTGACTACGAAGGGAAATCCTATTTAGTGGGTGATGTGGAATTTGAGGCAGTGCGACAGGTGGCTGAGTTTATTACCCCAGTTCCTGGTGGAATCGGCCCCATGACCGTTGCCATGCTGCTAAGTAACACCGTTCAGAGCTATCACCAACGACGTTCGTAA
- a CDS encoding esterase/lipase family protein yields MALPTIILPGYMAGAIAYQNLQTSLQKLGIDTTIVPLRWQDWIPTLGGRSVTPILRAIDATVQQVLQQSGAAQVNLVGHSAGGWLARIYLGEKPYCIHPTDTEACVWNARSLVNTLVTLGTPHTSLERWTRRNLDFVNQTYPGAFYSDVRYVCVAGKAIFGQRRPGSWLAYSSYKLTCGQGDCWGDGITPIPAAHLEGADNRIVEGATHSPKAGRIWYGSPGLLEQWAKELQG; encoded by the coding sequence ATGGCATTACCCACCATTATTCTGCCGGGTTATATGGCGGGGGCGATCGCATATCAGAACCTGCAAACTAGCCTGCAAAAGCTGGGCATTGACACGACGATCGTGCCCCTGCGCTGGCAGGATTGGATTCCGACGCTCGGTGGGCGATCAGTGACTCCAATTCTGCGGGCGATCGATGCTACCGTGCAGCAGGTTTTACAGCAGAGCGGTGCTGCTCAGGTGAATCTGGTAGGGCATTCCGCCGGAGGATGGCTGGCCCGCATCTATCTGGGGGAAAAACCCTACTGCATTCATCCCACGGATACGGAAGCCTGTGTCTGGAACGCCCGTTCCCTGGTCAATACATTGGTGACTTTAGGAACGCCTCATACCAGTCTGGAACGCTGGACTCGCCGAAACCTGGATTTTGTTAACCAGACCTATCCCGGTGCCTTCTATTCCGATGTTCGGTATGTCTGCGTGGCTGGGAAAGCGATTTTTGGGCAACGTCGTCCGGGAAGTTGGTTAGCTTACAGCAGCTACAAACTCACCTGTGGCCAGGGAGACTGTTGGGGAGACGGCATTACTCCCATCCCAGCGGCCCATTTAGAAGGGGCAGATAACAGGATCGTGGAAGGTGCAACCCATTCTCCTAAAGCCGGACGCATCTGGTATGGCTCTCCGGGGTTGTTGGAACAGTGGGCGAAGGAGTTGCAGGGGTGA
- a CDS encoding precorrin-2 C(20)-methyltransferase encodes MAGRLYGISVGPGDPELLTVKAVRLLQRSPVVAYPAGVRGKAGFAEQIIQSWLHPDQVQLPLTFPYVQDTEVLLEAWKLAAEQVWLYLKTGQDVVFACEGDVSFYSTFTYLAQTLQASHPDVVVEAVPGVCSPLAAAASLGLPLTIRQQRLMVLPALYNLTELETALKWADVVVVMKVSSVYPQVWQVLERFNLLGQSYVVEWATLPQQRIYKGLQGLPDLQLHYFSLLIVQVALDPDPA; translated from the coding sequence ATGGCTGGCAGGTTGTATGGAATTAGTGTGGGGCCAGGAGATCCGGAGTTGCTGACGGTGAAGGCGGTGCGGTTACTGCAGCGATCGCCCGTTGTCGCCTATCCTGCGGGAGTGCGAGGGAAAGCTGGATTTGCCGAGCAAATTATCCAATCCTGGTTACACCCCGATCAGGTTCAATTACCTCTTACTTTCCCCTATGTCCAGGACACGGAGGTTTTACTGGAAGCGTGGAAACTGGCGGCTGAACAAGTCTGGCTTTATCTCAAAACCGGGCAGGATGTGGTATTTGCCTGCGAAGGAGATGTCAGTTTTTACAGCACGTTTACTTACCTGGCGCAAACCTTACAAGCCTCCCATCCCGATGTGGTTGTAGAAGCCGTACCGGGGGTGTGTTCTCCCTTAGCTGCCGCTGCCAGTTTAGGACTGCCCCTGACCATTCGCCAACAGCGATTAATGGTGCTGCCTGCTCTCTACAATCTGACCGAGTTAGAAACGGCCTTAAAGTGGGCGGATGTGGTGGTGGTGATGAAGGTGAGTTCGGTCTATCCCCAGGTTTGGCAAGTATTAGAGCGGTTCAATCTGTTAGGTCAGAGCTATGTGGTGGAATGGGCCACCTTACCGCAGCAGCGCATTTACAAGGGGCTACAAGGCCTGCCTGACTTACAACTCCACTACTTCTCGTTGCTGATTGTGCAAGTGGCGTTAGATCCGGATCCTGCCTAG
- a CDS encoding energy transducer TonB yields MVNFSSLKSVPDLFQSQNLEKAGQFLRQPLALAVLASLGAHALLAVTLPMWSASGEKQPDTKSVSVVELSPLEQARLPQLDLSKPLSPLPKTTGKSRKTESPDALGTIGNLDVPANSPPSDATPLYSIPLTPPAIPFSGLSATSSLPKRSSARKAEPTNAAEEKSASDKQEAEAKQATNPGTSKDEATSNAPSKQASDLKSPEESATGQETEAQKLANLFAFNSENTSEEDFQKNAVNFSNYAIDLSQGDLQQDWKKLDAVKAPYPKQACQFKHDDKAVQGEPWFGVIVKPDGTIAAKPMLLKSSGFKGLDEAAAEFVTKQKFEPGKKYQGLYFPVKLVPSATDCTATTSDKPAS; encoded by the coding sequence ATGGTTAACTTCTCCTCCCTGAAAAGTGTTCCAGACCTGTTTCAGTCCCAGAATTTGGAAAAGGCAGGTCAGTTTCTCCGTCAACCTCTGGCCCTGGCTGTATTGGCCTCTCTCGGTGCTCATGCCTTGCTGGCTGTGACCTTGCCGATGTGGTCGGCTTCAGGGGAAAAGCAACCGGATACGAAATCGGTTTCTGTGGTGGAACTTAGCCCGTTAGAGCAAGCCCGTCTGCCCCAACTGGATCTCTCCAAGCCCCTGTCGCCCCTCCCTAAAACGACTGGTAAATCCCGCAAAACAGAATCCCCTGATGCTTTAGGAACAATTGGCAACTTGGACGTGCCTGCAAACTCGCCACCATCGGATGCAACCCCTTTGTACTCCATTCCCCTTACACCTCCTGCTATTCCGTTCAGTGGTCTGAGTGCCACTTCATCGTTACCAAAGCGCTCCTCTGCCAGAAAAGCAGAACCAACTAACGCAGCGGAGGAAAAATCAGCCTCTGATAAGCAAGAGGCTGAAGCCAAGCAAGCCACAAACCCAGGCACCTCAAAAGATGAGGCTACCAGTAATGCTCCTTCCAAACAGGCTAGTGATTTAAAGTCTCCTGAGGAGTCTGCAACAGGCCAGGAAACAGAGGCTCAGAAGTTGGCTAATCTCTTCGCATTCAATTCAGAAAATACATCTGAGGAAGATTTTCAGAAAAACGCTGTTAACTTTAGCAATTACGCGATCGACCTGTCTCAAGGCGATCTGCAACAAGACTGGAAAAAATTAGATGCCGTCAAAGCTCCTTATCCGAAGCAGGCTTGTCAATTCAAGCATGACGACAAAGCAGTACAAGGAGAACCCTGGTTTGGGGTAATTGTGAAGCCGGATGGCACGATCGCCGCTAAACCCATGCTATTAAAGTCCTCTGGCTTTAAGGGACTGGATGAGGCCGCTGCTGAGTTTGTGACGAAACAGAAATTTGAACCGGGTAAAAAGTATCAAGGACTCTACTTCCCCGTAAAATTAGTTCCTTCTGCAACAGACTGTACCGCCACCACTTCCGACAAGCCAGCGTCTTAA
- a CDS encoding PAS domain S-box protein — translation MTIRHRQPGNQLPLSVKAGFILIVDHQPTSLSVLSAALDMAGLCYRSMTNGESALALVEQHQPELILLDVEMPGMDGFEICRRLKANPVTQAIPVILTMPLTDTASKVKGFSLGAIDYLPKPFEPTEVIARLRVHLQLQQLTQSLEDQIRECTLTRQQTLSEHQRLAAERQSVETACQQTELKLQQLATHLPGMLYQFKLSADGSISFPYVSSGCQTLYGLDPVQLQRDANLAIAIIHPEDQESFQQSVTVSAQTLQPWRWTGRVITASGQQKWIQGMSSPERLENGDTLWHGFLLDASDRKQLEDDRNAALAELQQKLQMLDACNDAIMIRGLDGVISYWNQGAQRLYGWTAEDAIGKVSHTLCQTQFPQPLNTIMAELEQHQHWEGELTHVTRDGRELIVFSRWALQRDDQGTPIAIVETNNDITTRQQAEAALRISEQRFRDVTEAAGEYIWEMNADGVYTFVTDRAKDVKGYSPTELLGHTPFEFMPPEDIADVMATIQAAAVRKSPFTLEHQNCLPNGEVVWEAVSGVPLFNEQDEVIGFRGTGLSITERKQAEAELQAQEQLLRSMYEGVEHSIIIVDVLEDGEFRLVKWNRATEKLTGISSAAIAGKTPEEVWGETQGAITRQNYQRCVQAGTTITYEECVTFQAQTIWWLTTLNPLKDDRGHIYRIVITTFDISDRKASEQSQARLTAILEATSDLVGIADMQGHTLYMNQAGKQLLEIPLEEDVVGLPISTTMPEWTKPIVLGQGIPTALQTGVWKGEVAIVSRSGQEIPVSQVIIAHKAADGTPEYLSTIIRDITEQKQAEICLKQQAQREQLLNRITTQIRSSLDFNVILTTALDEIRQFLQIDACVFAWCHLDAEKPYWHAISESRAADMPSYLGRYPLSRFSTLGDKILDLEIVQVDDASATDDPLIGATLQSLGIQAALILPVQFSPTLLQIISCSHRQVRDWTADEIDIVQAVMEQLAIALNQANLYEQSQARTTELATTLQELQRTQAQLVQSEKMSSLGQLVAGIAHEINNPVNFIHGNLNHLETYSQDLISLIHLYQREYPQFNPVIATRIEEIDLEFLSEDLPKILDSMKIGTDRIRGIVRSLRVFSRLDEAEVKAVDIHEGIDSTLMILQSRLKANLHRPAIQVIKNYGSLPQIECFAGQLNQVFMNILANAIDAVEERNQHQNPEATQQTPSTITITTALDPEHQAIIKIADNGIGIPESVQRRLFNPFFTTKPVGQGTGMGLSISYQIITEKHQGTLTYTSQPGQGTEFVIRIPLKQTSCKS, via the coding sequence ATGACAATCAGGCACAGGCAACCAGGGAATCAACTACCTCTGTCAGTAAAAGCAGGATTCATTTTAATTGTGGATCATCAGCCAACTAGCCTGTCCGTGCTTTCGGCGGCATTGGATATGGCTGGGTTGTGCTATCGGAGCATGACAAATGGGGAAAGTGCCCTGGCCTTGGTAGAGCAGCATCAACCCGAACTCATTCTGCTGGATGTAGAAATGCCTGGGATGGATGGCTTTGAAATCTGTCGTCGGCTCAAAGCCAATCCTGTCACCCAGGCCATTCCAGTCATTTTGACCATGCCCCTGACCGACACAGCCAGTAAAGTCAAAGGCTTTTCTCTGGGGGCGATCGATTACCTGCCCAAACCATTCGAGCCAACTGAGGTCATAGCCCGATTGCGAGTCCATTTGCAGCTGCAGCAACTGACCCAATCCCTGGAAGACCAGATTCGTGAGTGTACCCTTACTCGGCAACAAACCTTGAGCGAGCACCAGCGATTAGCAGCCGAACGCCAGTCTGTCGAAACTGCCTGCCAGCAAACAGAGCTCAAGCTGCAACAATTAGCCACCCATTTGCCGGGAATGCTGTATCAGTTCAAGCTGAGTGCCGACGGCTCAATTTCGTTCCCTTATGTCAGTTCCGGTTGTCAGACGTTGTATGGCCTGGATCCAGTGCAGTTACAAAGAGATGCAAATCTGGCAATTGCCATAATCCATCCAGAGGATCAAGAAAGCTTCCAGCAGTCCGTTACCGTTTCTGCCCAAACCCTGCAACCCTGGCGATGGACAGGACGAGTCATCACCGCTTCTGGCCAACAAAAGTGGATTCAGGGAATGTCCAGCCCTGAACGCTTAGAGAATGGAGATACGCTCTGGCACGGGTTTTTGCTGGATGCCAGTGATCGCAAGCAGCTAGAAGACGATCGCAACGCCGCCCTCGCTGAACTGCAACAAAAGCTACAGATGCTGGATGCCTGCAACGATGCGATTATGATTCGCGGGTTGGATGGCGTAATTAGCTACTGGAACCAGGGCGCACAACGGTTGTACGGCTGGACAGCGGAAGACGCGATCGGTAAAGTGAGCCATACCCTGTGCCAAACCCAGTTCCCGCAACCCCTGAACACCATCATGGCGGAACTGGAACAGCATCAGCATTGGGAAGGGGAACTAACCCATGTAACGCGAGATGGACGGGAACTGATTGTGTTCAGTCGCTGGGCGTTGCAGCGGGATGACCAGGGCACCCCGATCGCGATCGTGGAAACCAATAATGACATCACAACCCGCCAACAGGCAGAAGCCGCCTTACGCATTAGTGAACAACGCTTTCGGGATGTCACCGAAGCAGCGGGAGAATATATCTGGGAAATGAATGCCGATGGCGTTTATACCTTTGTCACCGATCGTGCCAAAGATGTCAAAGGCTACAGCCCTACTGAATTGTTGGGACATACTCCATTTGAGTTCATGCCACCAGAAGATATTGCAGATGTGATGGCGACCATCCAGGCAGCGGCAGTTCGCAAAAGTCCCTTCACCCTGGAGCATCAAAATTGTCTGCCCAATGGTGAAGTGGTTTGGGAAGCAGTCAGTGGTGTGCCGCTCTTCAATGAACAGGACGAAGTCATCGGCTTTCGGGGCACTGGCCTGAGTATTACGGAGCGCAAACAAGCAGAAGCAGAATTGCAGGCCCAGGAGCAATTGCTGCGGAGTATGTACGAAGGGGTAGAACACAGCATCATCATTGTGGATGTGTTGGAGGACGGCGAGTTCCGCTTGGTGAAATGGAATCGCGCTACCGAGAAGCTCACGGGTATTTCCAGTGCCGCGATCGCTGGGAAAACGCCAGAGGAGGTGTGGGGAGAAACTCAGGGGGCAATCACGCGGCAAAATTACCAGCGCTGTGTGCAGGCAGGCACGACGATTACCTATGAGGAATGTGTCACGTTTCAGGCACAGACCATTTGGTGGTTAACCACACTCAATCCCCTGAAAGACGATCGCGGCCATATTTACCGGATCGTGATTACCACTTTTGACATTAGCGATCGCAAAGCATCTGAACAGTCCCAGGCAAGGCTTACGGCCATCCTGGAAGCAACCTCAGACCTGGTTGGCATCGCTGATATGCAGGGCCATACTCTTTACATGAACCAGGCCGGAAAACAATTATTAGAAATTCCGCTAGAGGAAGACGTTGTGGGGTTGCCCATCAGTACCACGATGCCAGAATGGACAAAACCGATCGTTTTGGGCCAGGGTATCCCTACGGCTCTGCAAACAGGCGTCTGGAAGGGAGAGGTGGCGATCGTCTCTCGTAGCGGCCAGGAAATTCCAGTGTCTCAGGTGATCATTGCTCATAAAGCGGCAGATGGTACTCCAGAGTATTTATCCACCATCATTCGGGATATCACGGAACAAAAACAGGCAGAAATATGCCTCAAACAACAGGCCCAGCGCGAACAACTGCTCAACCGCATCACCACCCAGATTCGCAGTTCTCTCGATTTCAACGTGATTCTCACCACTGCCCTGGACGAGATCCGCCAATTCTTGCAGATCGATGCCTGTGTCTTCGCATGGTGTCATCTGGATGCTGAAAAACCCTACTGGCATGCCATCAGCGAGTCTCGTGCGGCTGATATGCCCAGTTATTTGGGACGGTACCCCCTCTCTCGCTTCAGTACCCTGGGAGACAAAATTCTTGATTTAGAAATTGTTCAGGTTGATGATGCCAGTGCCACAGATGATCCTCTGATCGGAGCAACTCTTCAGTCCTTGGGGATACAGGCCGCGCTGATATTGCCCGTGCAGTTCAGCCCTACTTTGTTACAGATCATTTCCTGTAGCCATCGTCAGGTGCGTGATTGGACGGCTGATGAGATTGACATTGTGCAGGCTGTGATGGAGCAGTTGGCGATCGCCCTTAACCAGGCCAACCTGTATGAGCAGAGTCAGGCGAGGACAACCGAACTGGCCACCACCCTGCAGGAATTACAACGCACCCAGGCCCAACTGGTGCAGAGCGAGAAGATGTCCAGTCTGGGGCAGCTAGTGGCAGGGATTGCGCATGAAATCAACAATCCGGTGAACTTCATTCACGGCAACCTGAACCACCTGGAAACTTACAGTCAGGATTTAATCAGTCTGATTCACCTGTATCAGCGGGAGTACCCCCAGTTCAACCCGGTGATTGCCACTCGAATCGAGGAAATCGATCTGGAATTCCTCAGCGAGGATCTTCCCAAAATACTGGATTCGATGAAAATAGGCACTGATCGTATCCGAGGAATCGTTCGATCGCTGCGAGTTTTCTCTCGCCTGGATGAAGCCGAAGTCAAAGCTGTGGATATCCATGAAGGCATCGACAGTACGTTGATGATTCTGCAAAGTCGCCTGAAAGCCAACTTACACCGTCCCGCCATTCAGGTAATTAAAAATTATGGTTCGCTGCCTCAGATCGAATGCTTTGCGGGTCAATTAAACCAGGTGTTTATGAATATTCTGGCTAACGCGATCGATGCTGTGGAAGAACGGAACCAGCACCAGAATCCAGAAGCCACCCAACAAACCCCCAGTACGATTACGATCACCACCGCTTTAGACCCAGAGCACCAGGCAATTATTAAAATTGCCGATAATGGCATCGGCATACCAGAGTCAGTGCAGCGGCGCTTGTTTAATCCCTTTTTCACGACTAAACCTGTGGGCCAGGGGACGGGCATGGGACTCTCAATTAGCTATCAGATTATCACCGAGAAACATCAGGGGACTTTAACCTATACTTCCCAGCCTGGCCAGGGCACCGAATTTGTAATTCGCATTCCCCTGAAGCAAACATCCTGCAAATCCTAG
- the psaA gene encoding photosystem I core protein PsaA has translation MTTTPQREAKVRVVVDKDPVPTSFEKWSQPGHFDRSLARGPKTTTWIWNLHALAHDFDSHTSDLEDVSRKIFSAHFGHLAVIFIWLSGMYFHGAKFSNFEAWMANPTGVKPSAQVVWPIVGQEILNADVGGGFHGIQITSGLFYMWRGEGFTNSYQLYCTAIGALVMAALMLFAGWFHYHKRAPKLEWFQNAESMLNHHLAGLLGCGSLGWAGHIIHVAMPTNKLLDSGVAPKDIPLPHEFILNKQLMVDLYPSFAKGLTPFFTLNWGAYSDFLTFKGGLNPVTGSLWLTDNAHHHLAIAVLFIIAGHMYRTNWGIGHSMKEIYEAHKGPFTGAGHKGIYETFTTSWHIELAWNLAGLGSLSIIVAQHMYAMPPYPYLATDYATQLSIFTHHMWIGGFLIVGAAAHAAIYMVRDYDPVINQDNVLDRFIRHRDAIISHLNWVCIFLGFHSFGLYVHNDTMRAFGRPQDMFSDTGIQLQPIFAQWVQNLHTLAPGNTAPNALAPVSYAFGGDVVAVGGKVAMMPIALGTADFLVHHIHAFTIHVTLLILLKGVLFARSSRLIPDKANLGFRFPCDGPGRGGTCQVSGWDHVFLGLFWMYNCISVVIFHFSWKMQSDVWGTVNADGSIAHIAGGNFAQSAITINGWLRDFLWAQATQVITSYGSALSAYGLMFLGAHFVWAFSLMFLFSGRGYWQELIESIVWAHNKLKVAPSIQPRALSIIQGRAVGVAHYLLGGIATTWAFFLARTLALG, from the coding sequence ATGACAACTACCCCACAGCGGGAAGCAAAAGTGAGGGTTGTCGTCGATAAGGATCCGGTTCCTACTTCCTTTGAGAAGTGGTCACAACCCGGACACTTTGACCGCAGCCTTGCTAGAGGACCCAAAACCACAACCTGGATTTGGAATCTTCATGCTCTCGCCCATGACTTTGATAGCCATACTTCTGACTTAGAAGACGTATCTCGTAAAATCTTCAGCGCCCACTTTGGCCACTTGGCCGTGATTTTCATCTGGCTCAGTGGTATGTATTTCCACGGCGCTAAATTTTCAAATTTTGAAGCTTGGATGGCCAATCCCACTGGAGTTAAACCCAGTGCTCAGGTCGTCTGGCCAATTGTTGGTCAAGAAATTTTGAATGCAGACGTTGGTGGTGGCTTCCACGGCATCCAGATTACTTCTGGATTGTTCTATATGTGGAGAGGTGAAGGCTTCACCAATAGCTATCAGCTTTATTGCACTGCTATTGGCGCACTGGTCATGGCAGCCCTGATGCTGTTTGCTGGTTGGTTCCACTACCACAAGCGGGCACCGAAACTGGAATGGTTCCAGAACGCTGAATCCATGCTGAACCACCACCTGGCTGGATTGTTGGGTTGCGGTTCTTTAGGTTGGGCTGGACATATCATCCATGTGGCTATGCCAACTAACAAACTGCTGGATTCTGGCGTTGCGCCCAAGGATATCCCGCTGCCTCATGAGTTCATTCTGAACAAACAGTTGATGGTAGATCTGTACCCCAGCTTTGCGAAAGGGTTGACTCCGTTCTTCACCCTGAACTGGGGCGCATATTCTGATTTCCTCACCTTCAAAGGTGGTCTGAACCCAGTAACGGGTAGCCTCTGGTTGACAGATAACGCGCATCACCACCTGGCGATCGCCGTCCTGTTCATCATTGCAGGCCATATGTACCGAACCAACTGGGGCATTGGCCACAGCATGAAGGAAATCTATGAAGCTCATAAGGGTCCCTTTACTGGCGCAGGCCACAAGGGAATCTACGAGACCTTCACCACCTCCTGGCATATCGAACTGGCATGGAACCTGGCTGGTCTGGGATCTCTGAGCATCATTGTGGCTCAGCATATGTATGCCATGCCTCCCTATCCATACCTGGCTACGGACTATGCCACCCAGTTGTCCATCTTTACCCACCATATGTGGATTGGTGGCTTCCTGATTGTCGGTGCGGCAGCCCACGCGGCCATTTACATGGTGCGTGACTACGATCCCGTAATTAATCAGGACAACGTCCTCGATCGGTTTATCCGTCACCGGGATGCCATTATTTCCCACCTGAACTGGGTTTGTATTTTCCTCGGCTTCCATAGCTTCGGTCTGTACGTCCACAACGACACCATGCGTGCGTTTGGTCGTCCTCAAGATATGTTCTCGGACACCGGGATCCAACTGCAGCCCATCTTTGCTCAGTGGGTGCAAAATCTGCATACCTTAGCTCCCGGCAATACCGCTCCCAATGCACTGGCTCCTGTTAGCTATGCCTTTGGTGGTGATGTTGTAGCTGTGGGCGGCAAGGTGGCGATGATGCCCATTGCGCTTGGCACCGCAGACTTCCTGGTGCACCACATTCATGCCTTCACGATTCACGTCACCTTGTTGATTCTGTTGAAGGGTGTCTTGTTTGCTCGTAGCTCTCGTCTGATTCCAGACAAGGCCAATCTTGGCTTCCGCTTCCCCTGTGATGGTCCAGGCCGGGGTGGCACCTGCCAGGTTTCTGGTTGGGATCATGTATTCCTGGGTCTGTTCTGGATGTACAACTGCATTTCCGTGGTGATTTTCCACTTCAGTTGGAAGATGCAGTCGGATGTCTGGGGTACAGTCAACGCAGATGGTTCGATCGCCCACATCGCAGGTGGCAACTTTGCTCAAAGCGCTATCACGATTAACGGTTGGCTGCGTGACTTCCTGTGGGCACAAGCAACTCAGGTGATTACTTCCTACGGTTCGGCTCTGTCGGCTTATGGATTAATGTTCCTGGGTGCTCACTTTGTTTGGGCCTTCAGCCTCATGTTCCTTTTCAGTGGTCGCGGCTACTGGCAGGAGTTGATTGAGTCGATCGTTTGGGCTCACAATAAGCTGAAGGTTGCTCCATCTATTCAGCCCCGTGCACTGAGCATTATTCAGGGTCGGGCTGTTGGAGTGGCTCACTATCTCTTAGGAGGAATTGCTACAACCTGGGCATTCTTCCTGGCTCGAACACTTGCACTTGGCTAA